The following coding sequences are from one Nicotiana tomentosiformis chromosome 3, ASM39032v3, whole genome shotgun sequence window:
- the LOC138906917 gene encoding uncharacterized protein translates to MTEVEKRLQIIEAKNLSQQHGSKHAELSQQHGSKHADLGGDVGKHLKTQNLQTNTILHTAAGTSTSAIRKGKHTNTNMNAMFNKPYTPKSQNPLTPSPQTTSYRESLNQEKQTYDYITNSYIQNIHKIQTFLNLNPRSKTIQNPKTDYITQPLQGYNRLIAQPGTNANLVKTCYNYGLLSTVYTQTGQEIATIPELYSAFTTYKRITKGDLFYIKFYVAPAEILYNEIKPIIQVIKLGLTREMIIPENVQIQPEIPKPDIPAFYSNKRIIGLSTILSELVNNYVEEKPIWGYQSREHTMIYTHSKNLRENDMEEIRRWIKTLIQPEEAPITRAIRGEFISQNLMTRYCKQISPIYSEHICSKCQGEKNIVPEIKFEEEEN, encoded by the coding sequence ATGACGGAAGTAGAAAAGAGGTTGCAGATTATAGAAGCAAAAAACCTAAGCCAGCAGCATGGCTCAAAACATGCGGAACTAAGCCAGCAGCATGGCTCAAAACATGCGGACCTAGGAGGTGACGTTGGGAAACACCTAAAAACCCAAAACCTACAAACTAACACTATTTTACATACAGCTGCAGGTACATCAACATCAgcaataagaaaaggaaaacatacaaatacaaatatgaacgCCATGTTCAACAAGCCATATaccccaaaatcccaaaatccttTGACACCATCACCACAAACAACTAGCTATAGAGAAAGCTTAAACCAGGAAAAACAAACCTACGATTATATTACCAACAGCTATATACAAAATATCCACAAGATTCAAACCTTTTTAAACCTAAATCCGAgatcaaaaacaatccaaaacccAAAAACAGACTATATAACACAACCATTACAAGGATACAACCGACTGATTGCCCAACCAGGGACGAATGCAAATTTAGTTAAAACATGTTACAATTACGGACTATTAAGTACAGTGTACACACAAACCGGACAAGAAATAGCTACAATACCAGAGCTATATAGTGCCTTTACTACCTACAAGAGAATCACCAAAGGAGAcctattttatataaaattttatgtaGCACCAGCAGAGATACTCTATAACGAGATAAAACCAATAATCCAAGTTATTAAATTAGGACTAACTAGAGAAATGATTATCCCAGAAAATGTACAAATACAACCAGAAATACCCAAACCTGATATACCAGCATTCTACTCAAACAAAAGAATTATAGGACTATCAACCATTCTAAGTGAACTAGTCAACAATTATGTagaagaaaaacctatttgggGATACCAATCCCGAGAACACACGATGATCTACACCCATTCAAAAAACCTAAGGGAAAACGACATGGAAGAGATACGGAGATGGATTAAAACATTAATCCAACCAGAAGAAGCACCCATTACAAGAGCTATTAGAGgagaatttatttctcaaaacttAATGACAAGATACTGCAAACAAATTAGTCCAATCTACTCAGAGCACATATGTTCGAAATGTCAAGGAGAGAAAAACATAGTTCCAGAAATcaaatttgaagaagaagaaaactaa